The genomic interval TTCGTCCATCATACTTTCAGTATAATTGGTCTCAGACCGTCGCTTAGGATTGGTACGAACTTTCTGGAAATCTTCTTCTGAAAGATGCAGCAATTCACCAGTTGTTGTTAAAACTTTGCCATGTCGTGTCTTCAAATGACGTTTATACGTGTTCCGTGTCTTGAAcctgatttttcgaaataacagAATGAATTTTGATCAGTTGAAATTACAGATTTTTAAAACAGAGGGACATTAGTGACCATTTATATGTAAACGACTATTTCTACCTTTGTCCGCAGTCTTCACAGCCAAATGGTGCTTCCCCAGTATGCCGCCTCCTATGTTCTCTGAAGTGAGATGGATGTCTAAACTTTTTTCCACAATCCGCACATGTAAATCGTGTTTGATTCTGATGAATTAACATATGATATTTGAGACTGTGTCTTCGTGTGAAGACCGCCCTGCATATACGACATTCGTAAGGTTTGATGCCAGCGTGGCTTCGATAATGAGAAACAAGTGTTGTTGGGGCAGTGAAACTACGGGGAGGATCGCAAATACGACACTGTAAGTTTCCTCCACCTGGATTTCCCTTGCGTTTTATATGGTCTATCAGAGCCAGAGccatttctctttcctctttaCTCGTCCCTATGAACTTTGCCTTTCCTTTTGGTTTCGCAGTCACTGACGTCTCCATATTTTTAGCATACACGTCTTCTGACCAAGTTACAGAGTCTGAAAGAGTTGAAAGGTTTAGATTAGAACTAATCTAAAAAAGGTGTAGAATTGTCAATATCACTGGAATACACATTCAAATACGAGAATACAATACACTTGTATAGTTACtataatatttgtacaattttttttagggGAACTATTAAATCTATCCGCCTAGACGGATCAAGATACCTAACCTCCTTCCCACACAATATCACTAAAATTGCGTCAGATAAAAACTAAATACCAGGAGAAGATGTGTATAAAATCTTATAGTCGAAATTCCGAATACTCGCTAAAACCAGAGAACAGGATACATTTTACAGTTAATCACTGATTGATAATGATCAAGAAATGTGTTAGGTGAGAACAATTTTAGATAAATTaaataagataaaagtaaGGCCAGAATTCAGTAGATAAAGTTTTTATCATACCTGGTAAATAGATTGTTTCCGTATCATTCTGTTCAGCGTGGACAGAAATATCTTGAGCTATGTAAGGCAGCTCTTTCATGTGAACTCCGTCACTTTCAACCACCATTAGCATAatctaaaaataaatggtTTTGTGTtacataataaaaagaaaacttaaCGGCAGGTTGGTAATTCGAACAATTCATTATTGTAGGAAGTTGGTTGCTCTGAACTCTCATTATCCTTTTCAACTTAGTTTAACGGCTAAGTAATTTTACTGAAATGAATGTAACTCTGTCGATTTCCCACTGGAAACGTCAATATTCCATTGTTCATTTGGAAAACAGTATAATTGTGTACAGGTACTACATCCATTTGTCAAATAATTTAAAGACACATTCAAAAGgattaatgaatgaaataactgcagctttttcattcatctttacAAGTCTCTATTACATTGGTGAAgacaatatacgtacattttctTCCATGGCTTCATTGACCATTATTTCACTCAGATCCCGGGTGGCTTTTTCATTAGTGTTCTCTAATTTAACCTGTTCAAAATAACTGTGATCCCCTAGAACCTGGAATTCTATTCCGTCaggatctttttttatttctaatacACGTGCCTCTGTGTGTAGTTGACCTAaagttttttgcttttcgaaTTCCGTAAAGCTCATTTCATTTGAGAGTATTTTGCGAAGATAGTTCGTTGACTTTCCAAATTTCGTATCCTTGTTCTCCTTGTTCAATGTCTCTGCTGGTTTTTTTTGCGGTGGGACTTTCGGTTTTTTAGATACAGGATTTGCCTTTGGGCTTCGATGTTTTACAGCTACTGCTGTGAATGTAGAATCTGAAAACCATTGATCATTAATATCTGACGCTGGTTTTTATGCTGTTCAAACTGGTATCaatagaaaaaagttaaaactCACAAGCTGCTTCATCTCTCTTGAGAAAATCCAAGTGATCAGCCAAGTGTGCCTTGATTGACATTCTGGCTCTCCCCTCGCTAGCAAAGCTGGTGTATCTCTGTCCACATCCAGGTACAAGAGCGCAAGTGTAAGAATACTGTCTCTTCAACTCATCACTAGTGAAAACAGAGAACTGTTTTACCAGTTGAGTTGCTGGCATGGATAATAACTGGGAAGATGTAAAAGACGGttcttgacatttttttttaacagaatCTCCCTTGGCCTGAGATTTCATCGGCTGTGCcgattccgttttttttttctctgaatgcAATGTCTGCGACGCAACTTCTGCCAACATATCCAGCAGTGCGCCGGGACTGTCCCTTCCCACACCATCTATTACATGGAacaggcgagaaaaaaaattatttcaaaattatttcttggagttatacttgaaaaaaaatataacgaaagaTCTCCCTATATGTAACAATATCAAGACATTGAACTGATTTAATGTTGTGATTCGTATGTGTTCTGTCGCCAAAGATCGAGGTATCGTTTCATAGAATGACAACGATTAAAATGTctgttaaaaaataaagataaggGACTCCAAATCGAAAATCAACACTGCTCATTTCTCAGAGATACAGAACGAGTCCCCAGAGATAAAGTCATATTAAAATGTGAATAAAGAAGCAGAATAAAGTGTTGAAcaagaaaaaggaattgaaTTTGTTTATAGCAAGATATTCCCTGCCCTGCTCTAAAGGGTCCACGATCACCATCTATGGAGTCATATTTACACATGAGATAATTTTCACACCCTTACATAGGCCTAccttacaaaaaaatttcacagttTCATTGACCTTTCGTTCACTTTGCAAGCAGAGCAATATATTGAGTTATCGGTCAGTACTTGGGCATTAAGTTTAGATATagatacgaataaaaataagcaaaaCATTTTAAGGTAATCCACTTGTTGCTGGTGTGGCATTTTGGCGCCATTTGCCCGCTttctacaataattataatttcctAACGGTACAACATATCCAGTAAAAAGGACTTCTTTATCTTCCCATTTATAACGGAGAAGCAtcagataataatattaatgtcgtacaaaaaagtggaaaataattacacatCGGAAATGAGTCGGCATGCATACGTGAGAAACGTCAAAATAAACTTCAGTCTCGTTTGCGTCTGACTTCTGAGGAGATTGTCAATGACGTCACGAACAACGAATTTTACTTGTCAAATGACAATCGGGAACCGTCAGGACTTGACAACGCCCTCGGTTTTTCGTAAAATGTAGCTAATCAAATGACGTTTTGTCCACTGGTAATATAATGAATATCAGCAATCGTATATTTCCATATTATTTCGTCCAGATATTCAATTATCGAAACTGACGCGAACAATAAATACAACAGTTGGGGACACAGCGGCGTCAAACTAGCAGACGCCATGAGGACGCGCAGCAGACGGTTTTTGAAGCTTGTTTTCATCCCacattattaaaaatttcaacccgtTTTCGCAGATATTTTAGAATCTGAACATTGCTTATTTATAGTAGATTGGATAGCAACTTACGGTCCGTTCCGTTGTAATAATTGTAGACTTGTTTCAAGCTTGTTTTTGTATTCATCGTGGCGTTCACTTTCGCGGCGTATCCGCATTCCACTGCCTTCTGGGGTCGGCTGTCTCTTTGGTTTTCAACTACTTTCAGATTTGCCAGACTGACAACATTACAAATACAACAATCATGCTTGCAACAATCCCTAGGCTCATTCTCTTCAACCTCTGTCCAACTTCATATCAAACGAGTCGTCCTCTCGTAATTAATTACAATTGGTTTACCTAGAAAAATTAACCTTTCGACCGATCGCTGAAGTACGTGCTCTTACCCGAATGAATATATAATCATTTATGTCAATGAGTGGACGTATAAATTTAAGTGAATGTAATCTTGTCGATGAAACTCTGATTGAAAATTCCATTTGCAATGAAGTTGTATTTATTAACCTCGAATCAATGATAATCAAGGTTCCACAAATTAGGACTTCAATTAATTCTGATCTCGTTACTCCAGATAAGTGAAAATGAGGCTCACATCAAGCTTATGTCGGCAGCATATACAGCGAATGTTTAAAAAGCATTGGCATGTTCAACGCAACCGGAGAGTAGCGGATACTAGGATGGAAGATGTCCTCATAGCCAAAAATTTGCGAGTTATTGATCCAAAAGAACTCTTTATCAAACCTAAAACGCGTTTAGAGTGagcacaaaaataaattcctaGTTTACCATTTGCAAAATTGGCCTAATTCtgtgttttcattttcatttagtATATCAATTGAACCGTTGGTTCCAAAACCACATCCCGTCAACAATAGTCATCCAGATTGGCAAGACACACCTTGCCTTAGTTATCGAGATGACAATGTTTTGCTAGAAGGTGAAAATCAGGCTATGGTACTAACAAAGACTGTCTTGATTGCTAATGAACTTCCTGAGACGGTCAATAATTTGATGATTGATCACAATGAACAAGTAAACAAGCTCGTTCTGAGGTAAGTAAGGATGACACAATTCTCAACTTGCTTCATAATTAatcttttcattgaaaaattcacgatcTATTGGATCTGCATAAGTGATATGGTGTGTGACACAATTTCAGAGCATTACATACTTCCCATATATTCGATGCTCATCAAGAACTTTTGCCCAAACGAAAAGATCCTGCAAGACCAGCATGGGTATTTCCTCGTGAATACGGAATAACTGATTTGAGAAGGACGTAAGTGCATGCATGATTGAATTACTGATAACAAGTTGGATAGAGTTATGATTTAAATTGTTTTGTTTCCAGACGGTACATATCGCAAAACTTATTCCAACTTTGTGAATCCTTAAGCGGTCCGCAAGTAGCTTTTGAACGAAATTTGATTCATAATGGGATTGTCAAAGTTCCAATTGGTATGTATTTAAAAGAACTCATGTGACCTGAAACATTACACACCATTGATTCATTTCCTTTAGAGAAAGATGGGAATTTACTTCAGTTTACTCTAAGAGCTGATTTACTGTTGGCTTCTACAAGTCCCTTGAAAGCAATAGGAAGCAAAGAAGATGGAAACCACATTAATTTGCCTGATCTTTACCCTATTGATTCAACGATAACCCTGAAGCCTGAAAATGTCTACAAGCTTCAAAATCTGTATCGTAAGTACCATGGTAACTAATTTACTATCACATTGTTGCAATTCACAACAATGTTTTGTATGTCATCCTTTtcctatattatattttacagcACTTGACAAAAAGTCTCAATGGATGAATGCACACACAATATTCATTTACTATGATCCATCAGAAGTGAAGAACTTATATGAAACACCAGTAACTGAAACACAAATTTTCGGTCGCTCGTTACTCAAGTCATTTGCTGTGGCAGCATCATACGCGAGGCAACGCTTTGGGGATGAGATTGTCAGTTTGCCAGAACCTGTCGTTATACAGTGCATTCACTctgatggaaaattcttccacttttCGGTTTTCCAACTGAATACATTAGACCTGAATGGCTCTGACGGTGAGAAGAATTTATGGTGGTCTAGTCCGAAAATTCTACTATTTGAAAGAGCTGGATATGATGTTGGTAAACCAATAATAGAGAAGTACAATCCTGAAGTCTTCAAAAGAATATTTGCATTTTACAGTaacaattaatttaattttaactCTTCATATGTCTTAAGTCTGTATATAATTGTCATATCACATGATACAAATATAGCAATAGCtgagaatgaaatgaatttttatccaagTAACACTTTGATCCACatttataacaaataaacattTTCTGTTTTGATGACTATCAAGCAGCGTGTGATGATTGTCTAACAAAAACAAGTTATCTTCACACAAAACTTACATTAAAGCTCACTGTCAAACTGGAAAACACAGAGTAAGGATGAAATAGGAAATATTCAGTGTCTAAAGAATTTGAGATACACAACGGCGGTAAGAATTCCAAGTTCAAGGAggataattaaaatcaaaataaactTATTGGTCAACACTCTCCTGGTCATAGCCCGAAGAATTCTTTGTGTTCTGGTCAGCTCTTGATCTGTTTGTGATAAGCGTCTCTTGGCTCTTAGCAATGTCTCTCGCTGTTCTCCCAAGTCTGCTATTACTTCTGTTCCAATTTGTTCAGTATCGACTGCTATTCGCTGAGATCGTATTACTGACGATCCTGAGCGCTCTAGAGTAGCTCGACTATCCAACAGCGTTCGCCGATGTTCAGAGTCCCAATCAATAGCTGAGTTcatgtttctttgtttttctcaaaAGACTTTGTGAATGCTTTACCAActaaacgaaaatttataactcAGTTCACTTAAACAATATTTAATCGTAAATTCAATATTCAGACTGCATCATTATCTCCAAAAACTCAGCTTCGTCAACTGCAATCATGAGCAAAATAGGCCAAAATTAACGTAATACTACAAGTTATGTGAATCTCAAAGTGATAGAAATGGGgtggtgaaaattatttactcaATCCGTCAAGATCAATATCAAACTCTTCAATCATAGAACGCATCTCATCATCCGATAATCCGCTTTGAGTTCTTCGATTAATATCTTGTAAGTTTTCTAGGGATATTTTACAAGATTCTGAATTGGCCGTAAAGAGTTTAAACGCATATTTAAATTCGTCTATAGGATTTCTCTTCCTAATTTTATCTGATACTGTAAACGTTCCAAGACATGAAATGATATGTCAGAATCAGTGACAAATTGCTCAACGTACTAACGTAGTAGAAATCCTCGTAACCGATTTTATTCCCATGAGGTGGATCATATGTTCGCATGATAGACAGTATCTGTGCTTTCTTTGCTTCGAATCCCAAAGCTCGTGTGGCTGCTTTCATTTCATGATAATCAAGAAACCCGTCTTTATCAGTATCCAGTAAATCAAAAGCTTCcttaataatcattttttcatcctctgaGAGCTGACGAATCTTTTGCACTGTCCCTAACGCGTTCTAAATTATATCAATCATATGAATACTATTCTAAACTCGATCGATTAAGCGATAACATGGTTTGtatgaatgattgaattttcCATTACAATGATATGCAAACATCCTTTTTAGATAAAATAATCAGATAtttaagaggaaaaaatctgtGACTAATCATCCACGgacaaatttgtttttcttacgAGTAAAAAAGTAGACTCAccatttatattattaaacACTTTATTCGAAGATATAAACTTTTTGCGATAATATTTCTGACGTTTTCACCTTGACGTTTGTCGAACAGGTTATGCCTGAAATACGGAACTAGGGAACAATTGCCTTGAGTCCACTCCGTCGTTCCTACTTTTTGAAACAATTGGCCAACGACTTGTGATCTGTCATTGCCACTAGATTTGACATCCAAACCATGGAGTTATGGCCCAGAAATAAAAGATTAATTCGTCCATTCTCACGTAAAATTCTCTTGGATAAATATGATAGATATCACTGCGTCTGATACACTGTCTTATATTATTTCGGATCGAATTGATGAGATGTTTTATCCAGATACATAGCTCTCCTGCCAAGAAATTACTTATAGGGTTGCTGTGTATTCGGTTTAATGTATGCAATACACACGATATATGacgatttttaaataaaaattaccttAAATCAATCTGTTGCATCAAAAGCCTCTCAAAAATCCTGGGAAGATATGATTATACATAAACCAATTAAgatgaattttgaatcgaCTGATTTGGCGTCTTCATTATTTATGATTTAAAAGTTTTTACCAATACTTTTATTCTTCAAGTAGCCCAAGACGGCTCAGATTAgcgatataataattgattacaTTAATATAATCTATTTACAATTCAAGCCGTAACCAGTATGTTACAGTACACACTATCAATATAGCCATGCTCTGGTAATTAGCCTGAgcttttaaataatttaattcacgAGCTAAATTTACAGCTATAGTTTATGATTTATAAAATTGCATTCCACTCATGCAATACATGAGAGCCAAGTAAatatgaggaaaaagaaatcctGTTTTTATACAACCATACGGTCTCGATTCGGTTCtcttttatacattattttaattctatTCATTAAACGATTAAGATATTACCTCAGCAATTAGTTATAAATGCCACGCAGCAGTACGTCACGAGGCTCGTGTTTAAATTTATATGATGAATGAGTACAGTAATTGACACATTATTCAGAACGTAACTAAATTAAATCATTTGAAGTTGAAAGATTGATGCTGCAATTCTAGAAATAATATACTTCAATGTTTCCAAAACCGATACTATTCATACAAAATGTTCTACCTGTGGAGactaaaattttctgaaacatATCTCTTCTAACCAAAGCAGCACTATGTGATTTAAAATGTGTCAAAAACTATAAGGCGACATTGTCGCAGTCTCCGATATAACATTTTAATAGTGATGACATTTTATACGCATCTCATTTGGATCGCAATTTACAATTTAACATGTATTGGCTATCATTCCTAATTTCTATACAATAATCAGCATGATTGGTGATTTCATAGTTAGCTTTGTCAATTTTTGGAAACATTATCTGTATGGTAAATAAACTTATTCCCAATTCGGTATCCcatgtttctttttctgcACAGGAAGCATTTTAGTATATGTAGATAGTATAAGTTATATTCTCAGTAATTTTTGTAGAGTAGTAGTAGTAAGAGTAGCAGTAATAGTAGAGGGTAGTAGAACAACAGTAGTACTACAActaatgacaatgacaataataaaaacagtAGTAAAAGtaagtatatataagtataggtGCGTTAGGGTCCGGATTGAATAAAAACTATGGAACTTTGAATATTTGTatgatattatacaataaagATGTCATGGTGAAAACTAAGGATATATGAATCATGAATACattaagggaaaaaataataatttctaataatatatttactataataatataatcaatgcgttatgtatatacatatacatatataaatatagtgtatatgtatatgtgtatatataaataatatataagtatatataattatatagtgGGTGGATTATTATGTACAGAATACGTAGTGGTATCAACTTTTCCAGATGCTTACGTTGCACATTGTATTTCCTTTTTAGTCTATCTATTATCTATCGTGAAACAAATCATTTTATGGCAACTAACATAATAATGGCAAGTATTTTgctatagaagaaaaaaaagaaaaataaagtaaaacaaCATAGCGTTTCAGTACGGAGCATGTAATATATGTGGAATGAATATTCgtgcaaaaattcaaatttgataAATAGAGACAACtattaaaaaagagaataatgataaaattagaaaaaactcAAGTATCCATTTAAGATATAAATGACGAAACATTATTAGTTAATGTACAATTGTAATTGATATAAAACaaatgttaaaaatattacaaataaaataaaagtagtaATAGGGAAAAAtgtcaataaaatatttttgtttccttttttttttgttttgctagACGAGGTACTTTCATCGAAAGGTTTCTTAATTTGGCATTTGATATTATTACGGAAAAGTTGAATGGATTTTTGTTCTGccatagttttttttgttttattttttgttaacaTTATGTGTTAAGAAGTTTATATCTGAACGATTAATTCACATGATCACAGATTTATACAAATATGTTTTTTCAGATTGAATACGACAAAATTCATTCTAATCCCCACGTGTTCGATATCCGAatactatatttatacacatgagaatgtaatatatttatttagttaATCGCGTGTGAATTAACAATAATGCCAGGTGGTATTATGTGGTATTAAAAACGCAACGTGTCTACATTGTTGACTAAACCTTACCTAATACATCCAACGAATAGAAACGAAACATTAGAATCGTGCTGCAgtcaaaataaatatacagtaCATCATATCGTTGAAACTATGTATATGTCTGGAGTGATTAATGGGATAGAATCATGATATAACAATTAAACTTTTCACTTCAAATTAGAATGGCTGGACATGAAGAGGCTACATATCTTCACTAAgcaattattgtaataatggAAGGTGATGGAAGAAATCATAAAGAGACATACAGGAAACTATTGATCGCTACGGCTATACAAGATTATGGCTATTTGGCTGCGGCACAAAACAATGTTAATAGTAATTATCACTTATCACTTATCACGCTTGAAGCTATGGAGTATGGGCAACTGaggctgaaaaattattcgttctCTCTCAACTGAGAGATTATCCTGACATCCGCCTGCCTTGAATTATATCATGGCGAATAAAAGTTAACAAGGATTCAACATTCaacaaattatcaaattaataACCAAGACTATGAAATACGGAGGGTATATAAGAACAAATTTTCTATGTAAGTTTGACGAGTCAATACATAGCAATAGTATAGAAAAACAACGCTAACACAAATTATTTCTTGATTCGTATAGTTTCCTTACTCCAAGCTTTAAACAAATTCATCTTATAATGTTAAAACGAAACAACATACCAGTATACAGCATCGTCACTCAAGaacataatatttttcagcatttttttttcttcttttcttttatttcctcatATGGATAATATTATTTGTAACCGATCGTAAAAATTGCCTTTGGCATTTGCCTTTAAAATacattttctcaaattaaTAGTCCCTCGAAATTAATATATTTGCATCAATTGCAACCTACATAtgctaataaaaattaatttaaaagtCAACGAATATATTAATGCCAAAGGCAGCTTCTACCTACCACTTCATTTCAAGTGAAATACAAAAGtgctacatatatgtataataattgatatacCGCAGAACTTTGTTATCCAGTTTAAACGAAATTCCACGttactcatttttattatctacttattgatactttttttcacctttatgTATAGAATCCAGATTCGCGAATTCGAAATAGGTTGTAGGAAAGGAAAGGGGCATGAGGATCGATATATGAAGGAAGGGGAATTATGGCTAAACAGACGCTTGTTCGTATAACAGGGTTCGTACTTCTTCCACAAGAGAATTACGATTAAACATCACTgttaaaataacaataataaaaataataataataataataataataataataataataataaaaatcataataaaaataaaaatcataatgTAATAATCAAAAGTAATTACTCTTAAAAACTCGAGATTCACTGTTCCATCGACAGtttatatttaataaattgctGTTCTTATTTTCACTGGTGGACAccaatatttattttgttaaaaTTGTTAAATAGTTTAAATATGTTTTTaatcttatttttctattatgcACTCTGCTTTTTTTAGCTGctttaaacaattttattaGCACAAGtgaatatttatcatttgtgtGTAGGCATACTGTTACTTTTTGTATCTTAGATGTTttatagaacaaaaaaactctgAATCGATTTATTCTTGTTTGGTTGTTGgttgattattcatttcacTTGTTTGAGTTACAGTTTCCACCATTTTTGAGCGTCATAAATGGCGCACTTCCATGAAGATATGgacgaataaataatccaTTAGTTTCGTGCATTATCGCATGTTCATGGGATCGTCGGTGTTTGATTGTTACAAGCATAAAACTGTTTTGTAtgctttttaaaaaaaaaaaaacttagaaCAGCTTCTTGATACAACTTATAATTTGCAGAAATTTTAATACAACAAATTTCTGATATTTGGAGACAAAATACTTTGCtccattcgattttttaattatcgtcaAGCCCGTTTCATATGCATAGAGAACTTTACAAttgttttaaatatttctcaatGAATTCGACGCCTGTCGGTTGAGTATGTACACAGCTTAACATATcctagaatttttatttttccgcacATAATTTCTTGGCAATTACATTACCCTCAATTAAGTCACTTTCGATAAATCGTTCAAGCCAGTTTATGTTTACGAAAACACAACAAACAGCAACCAGTTGGGAATGTTCATTCGACCAagtgccgttcactgtttaaTCCATACACATTCTTCGTATACAGATATCGTTCTCTCACTCgttttctttaaaaattaagaaatataaattacaattattaagaaAGTGCTTAATTATGATACATTTAATTgttatgtaaataatttttttatgtgtttatttacttttcctttttgctttcttttacCGTGTATTTATTAAGATTAGCTACCTTAGGCTGCCTTGTATTTCAGTTCTGCGTTTTTAACAAAACATTTCTTCTTGTGCAATCGTTTTATGGATAAAAAATACTGAATGTGGAGTTCTTTATACGTTCATTATTCTATTCCAAATTGCATAAGATTATATTCAGTGATGAATActcaaaaatttgaagtttctgatgtatttttgcAACTGCAAGTTTTACTATTGTCATATAACGATCTCGGGTAATGGAACTAACTAGAGTGAACAGAGACTAAGGGTGATTTGTATTCATTTGAGTAACTTGTCACCAGGTCTTTTAAAAACGAGTGACCGAAATATTTAACAAAAACgtattacaaaaaattatctatcAATTGTCATGAAGGCCAAGTCAGGGTATTCATTTGCTTCCAAACAAATTTCAAGAAAGTTTATAAAGCGATTTTATCATATATGGTAAACTTGCAGTTGAAACAATACAATACTACAATAATCAAAAAGTTTAATAAAGCTAATCAACATTGTACATCCGCTTGTAAATAATAacgtaaaaataatgtaaaactTGCACAATGACGCAGAGATCATTAAAACAGGGAGGAAATATAAGAAAATATCGTGTGTGAAAGATTACGTTTTGCAGCCTTTGCAATAGTTCtacgagaaattcaaataataatgataataaagaaCTCAACAACAGATTACGATTCCTATTActgctgttattattattattattattgttattgttattattatgattagaTATTATTAAGGTTGttgctgttattattatgacgattattattatttattattattactcttattattattattgttattattattattaatatggTCATTAACCATCAACTTCAACGGGTCAACTTACGAATTTGGAGtctgtaattttcatttagttATTTCTAGTTGACCATTAGTGTATGGGATTCCATCGGTGCTGCACTATCATACAGAGTATCTGTATCCTGTGTTGGTTCACCCTGCAGCTGACACTGGTTACTCAAAGTTCCAGCCCCACAGTCACAGAAAAATCTAGAACAATATTTATTTCTGCATTGCATAAgaacctttttttattttgtagatCAGCTGATTGCCAATGCGTTCAGTCAAGTTTTACACAAAACAAATTATCATGCattaaaaatcaatgaaattatgaattttACCCACCTATCGTGACGAATAAATTCTACGTCGTGCCCAGCATGACAGGTTTTTATACAGTTCACACAGATCGCATTTCGATCTGTTGTATTGCACGTTTGACAACGATAAAAGTCATGCATTGGGAAGGATGTGTAAGAAGAGATTTTATAAAGACATTGTCCATTTCCCACAGCTTTCTCCACCGCA from Athalia rosae chromosome 1, iyAthRosa1.1, whole genome shotgun sequence carries:
- the LOC105683399 gene encoding uncharacterized protein LOC105683399 isoform X3, with product MLAEVASQTLHSEKKKTESAQPMKSQAKGDSVKKKCQEPSFTSSQLLSMPATQLVKQFSVFTSDELKRQYSYTCALVPGCGQRYTSFASEGRARMSIKAHLADHLDFLKRDEAAYSTFTAVAVKHRSPKANPVSKKPKVPPQKKPAETLNKENKDTKFGKSTNYLRKILSNEMSFTEFEKQKTLGQLHTEARVLEIKKDPDGIEFQVLGDHSYFEQVKLENTNEKATRDLSEIMVNEAMEENIMLMVVESDGVHMKELPYIAQDISVHAEQNDTETIYLPDSVTWSEDVYAKNMETSVTAKPKGKAKFIGTSKEEREMALALIDHIKRKGNPGGGNLQCRICDPPRSFTAPTTLVSHYRSHAGIKPYECRICRAVFTRRHSLKYHMLIHQNQTRFTCADCGKKFRHPSHFREHRRRHTGEAPFGCEDCGQRFKTRNTYKRHLKTRHGKVLTTTGELLHLSEEDFQKVRTNPKRRSETNYTESMMDEDVTAPEAIMQFQYPECNVQGENGISEELRENYQMLSKDDGDHSVNELWNNENVTEDDESKAEDYRDYEYFQEKKTDHTKTDIAVENCGFENVGNEVEDLDYNEVKNEDDETVGDGCISMDIREGNDISNMQYSKSRATTFNENLDTQEEILYDENLSSKKFSPIEYIDCCDIKGAQEDATMYKETVEVSQDEENNYDLENVQEQTNIDYFEDNLSIDNEIEYEESVQITQDTELNIEQYDNMQITEDCDNSQNINMEGSLQSEEINRPMDQQSKVPIDSNLKAEMDFTNVEDNVTDLNNRNSCLLDNEQRLRVEGIPKTEYSNHFLLQEQSPASNNLTPRANVAVEHIVQYPTTIYESESGVAPNNVPRIFLQTNQSNNIIIQNKDFVNLLTQRIKLQRDPEQLEVQNNGNGQPKSFNLVQNGKEGTILLLASSNDLKNNFMKIDTSTGGASGMQTLPVIAVQQK
- the LOC105683399 gene encoding uncharacterized protein LOC105683399 isoform X1 — protein: MNTKTSLKQVYNYYNGTDHGVGRDSPGALLDMLAEVASQTLHSEKKKTESAQPMKSQAKGDSVKKKCQEPSFTSSQLLSMPATQLVKQFSVFTSDELKRQYSYTCALVPGCGQRYTSFASEGRARMSIKAHLADHLDFLKRDEAAYSTFTAVAVKHRSPKANPVSKKPKVPPQKKPAETLNKENKDTKFGKSTNYLRKILSNEMSFTEFEKQKTLGQLHTEARVLEIKKDPDGIEFQVLGDHSYFEQVKLENTNEKATRDLSEIMVNEAMEENIMLMVVESDGVHMKELPYIAQDISVHAEQNDTETIYLPDSVTWSEDVYAKNMETSVTAKPKGKAKFIGTSKEEREMALALIDHIKRKGNPGGGNLQCRICDPPRSFTAPTTLVSHYRSHAGIKPYECRICRAVFTRRHSLKYHMLIHQNQTRFTCADCGKKFRHPSHFREHRRRHTGEAPFGCEDCGQRFKTRNTYKRHLKTRHGKVLTTTGELLHLSEEDFQKVRTNPKRRSETNYTESMMDEDVTAPEAIMQFQYPECNVQGENGISEELRENYQMLSKDDGDHSVNELWNNENVTEDDESKAEDYRDYEYFQEKKTDHTKTDIAVENCGFENVGNEVEDLDYNEVKNEDDETVGDGCISMDIREGNDISNMQYSKSRATTFNENLDTQEEILYDENLSSKKFSPIEYIDCCDIKGAQEDATMYKETVEVSQDEENNYDLENVQEQTNIDYFEDNLSIDNEIEYEESVQITQDTELNIEQYDNMQITEDCDNSQNINMEGSLQSEEINRPMDQQSKVPIDSNLKAEMDFTNVEDNVTDLNNRNSCLLDNEQRLRVEGIPKTEYSNHFLLQEQSPASNNLTPRANVAVEHIVQYPTTIYESESGVAPNNVPRIFLQTNQSNNIIIQNKDFVNLLTQRIKLQRDPEQLEVQNNGNGQPKSFNLVQNGKEGTILLLASSNDLKNNFMKIDTSTGGASGMQTLPVIAVQQK